In Deltaproteobacteria bacterium, the following are encoded in one genomic region:
- a CDS encoding glycosyltransferase, with product MIKVLHLGKYYPPDPGGIEYVLKNLLQATGFRFENHAVVACKGPRHSEENGPDGTVYRRKEIGTLFLTPIIPGLFLFLLSLRRREKFDCIVLHAPNPMTAAALFVSCLFLPLREKLVIYYHGDILVDAALHRLAYFLFRPIENWTLGRADRIVATSPNQAGFSGNLMMHAGKVTVIPLMVPDDWSDTTEEEREEARKIRERFGAPMALFVGRLVAYKGLSTLVDAAPMVPRGTFLIVGDGPLEADLKKRAAERGVEDRLIFLGRAPDLKPYYLACDLLVLPSASAVEMFGLVQLEAMSFGKPAVTSDLTTGVTYANLDGKTGLTFPVGNSGKLAEALNNLFTDDPLRKRLGEFAGERVRKEFRSSVVGEKFVRLVQDLCGKGTPA from the coding sequence ATGATCAAGGTCCTCCACCTGGGGAAGTATTACCCGCCCGATCCCGGGGGGATCGAATACGTGTTGAAGAATCTCCTCCAGGCAACCGGTTTCCGCTTCGAGAATCATGCCGTAGTGGCCTGCAAGGGACCGCGCCACAGCGAGGAAAATGGTCCGGATGGGACGGTCTATCGGCGTAAGGAGATCGGCACGCTCTTCCTGACACCGATCATTCCGGGCCTCTTCCTGTTTCTCCTTTCGCTGAGGAGAAGGGAGAAGTTCGACTGCATCGTCCTCCATGCCCCCAACCCGATGACCGCCGCCGCCCTTTTCGTTTCCTGCCTGTTCCTGCCGCTTCGGGAGAAACTCGTCATCTATTATCACGGAGACATCCTCGTGGACGCGGCATTGCACCGCCTGGCATATTTCCTCTTCCGTCCGATCGAGAACTGGACGCTCGGGAGGGCGGACCGCATAGTTGCGACTTCGCCAAACCAGGCCGGGTTTTCCGGGAACCTGATGATGCACGCAGGGAAAGTGACCGTCATCCCGCTCATGGTGCCGGACGACTGGAGCGATACGACCGAAGAGGAAAGGGAGGAAGCGCGGAAGATCAGGGAGAGATTCGGGGCCCCCATGGCGCTGTTCGTCGGGCGGCTGGTCGCATACAAAGGGCTTTCCACCCTGGTGGACGCGGCGCCGATGGTGCCCCGCGGGACATTCCTGATCGTCGGGGACGGGCCGCTCGAAGCGGACCTGAAGAAACGCGCGGCGGAGCGTGGAGTGGAAGACCGCCTCATTTTTCTCGGCCGCGCGCCCGATCTTAAACCCTATTACCTTGCGTGCGACCTTCTCGTCCTGCCGTCGGCGTCCGCCGTGGAAATGTTCGGGCTGGTTCAGCTCGAGGCGATGAGTTTCGGAAAACCGGCCGTGACAAGCGACCTGACGACCGGCGTGACATATGCTAACTTGGACGGAAAAACCGGCCTCACCTTTCCCGTGGGGAACAGCGGGAAACTGGCCGAGGCGTTGAACAACCTTTTCACCGACGACCCGCTGCGCAAGCGATTGGGGGAATTCGCCGGGGAGCGCGTCAGAAAAGAGTTCCGTTCCTCGGTGGTGGGGGAGAAGTTCGTTCGCCTGGTTCAGGACCTTTGCGGCAAGGGAACCCCTGCATGA
- a CDS encoding class I SAM-dependent methyltransferase encodes MDVKEYFEKCAERFDGFYREEKRGLIGQAAHLVFRKPGLVRRFQAAADLLGDVRGKSILDVGCGSGIYSIYFAGKGARVTGLDFSDNMIALARRNASEENCEVEFAGGDFLSFETGRRFDHLLFIGVFDYVSPGELPGYFVKAAGMTDGKIVATFPKKFVPQSLIRYCWLKRQDCPVYFYTRDRIEEIGGRFGLLARFIDCGPIWTVAFDRKP; translated from the coding sequence ATGGATGTGAAGGAATATTTCGAAAAGTGCGCGGAACGGTTCGACGGGTTCTACAGGGAGGAAAAGAGGGGGCTCATCGGGCAGGCGGCCCACCTGGTTTTCCGGAAGCCGGGGCTCGTCAGGCGATTCCAGGCGGCCGCGGATCTATTGGGCGATGTAAGGGGCAAATCGATTCTCGACGTCGGCTGCGGGTCGGGAATCTATTCGATCTATTTCGCCGGGAAGGGGGCAAGGGTCACAGGGCTCGATTTTTCCGATAACATGATCGCCCTGGCCCGCAGGAACGCGTCGGAAGAAAATTGCGAAGTGGAATTCGCCGGCGGGGATTTCCTGTCTTTCGAAACCGGCCGCCGGTTCGACCACCTGCTGTTCATCGGCGTTTTCGATTACGTGAGCCCCGGCGAACTGCCCGGCTACTTCGTGAAGGCCGCCGGAATGACGGACGGAAAGATCGTCGCTACGTTCCCGAAGAAATTCGTCCCGCAGTCGCTGATCCGGTATTGCTGGCTCAAGCGGCAGGACTGCCCGGTATATTTCTACACCCGGGACCGGATCGAGGAAATCGGAGGGCGCTTCGGTCTCCTCGCGAGATTCATCGACTGCGGCCCGATATGGACCGTGGCCTTCGACAGGAAACCTTGA
- a CDS encoding DUF2304 domain-containing protein, which translates to MSFQAKLMITALLLANAVLVVELLRTRRLTESYTLLWLFVIAGTTCAAWADGFLQRLAWFFGAATPLSALTLLGLAFILVMLIFFSMRISRLTKELKDLAQEVALRLPSSGKTPKTEDR; encoded by the coding sequence ATGTCGTTCCAGGCGAAATTGATGATCACGGCGCTGCTGCTTGCCAACGCGGTGCTGGTCGTGGAGCTGCTACGGACGCGCAGGCTCACCGAATCGTACACGCTGCTGTGGCTGTTCGTCATCGCCGGCACGACGTGCGCCGCGTGGGCGGACGGTTTCCTCCAGCGGCTCGCGTGGTTTTTCGGGGCGGCTACACCGCTTTCGGCGCTTACGCTGCTGGGGCTTGCGTTCATCCTCGTCATGCTCATCTTTTTTTCGATGAGGATCTCCAGGTTGACGAAGGAATTGAAGGACCTGGCGCAGGAAGTGGCGTTGCGCCTTCCATCTTCCGGCAAGACGCCGAAAACGGAAGATCGTTGA
- a CDS encoding glycosyltransferase family 2 protein: MNASRGKGIIVIPAYNEAESIAGVVREILAESLDMDIVVVDDGSTDATADVIRGLPVQGLSHPINLGYGVAIQTGMLHAARTGYDFLVLMDGDGQHIPAEIPKLLAGLDGGADIVIGSRILAGSGSYRIPALRRAAIGFFSFLAKTLGGVDIRDVTSGFQAMRRDVFSFLAKEYPVDFPDAEVVVMLGLKKFTAAEVPTRFRRRERGTSMYSSLGTVLYYPFKSFLASFIVLLRLFRERR; encoded by the coding sequence ATGAACGCGTCGCGCGGTAAAGGGATAATCGTCATTCCCGCCTACAACGAGGCGGAAAGCATCGCCGGAGTCGTGCGCGAGATCCTGGCGGAGAGCCTGGACATGGACATCGTCGTGGTCGACGACGGTTCCACAGACGCCACGGCGGATGTGATCCGCGGGCTTCCCGTGCAGGGCCTGTCCCACCCGATCAACCTCGGCTACGGGGTCGCGATCCAGACCGGGATGCTTCACGCGGCGCGGACCGGGTACGACTTCCTGGTCCTGATGGACGGGGACGGGCAGCATATACCCGCGGAGATCCCGAAGCTCCTTGCGGGGCTGGACGGCGGTGCGGACATCGTCATCGGATCGAGGATACTGGCCGGAAGCGGAAGCTACAGGATTCCCGCGCTGCGGCGCGCCGCGATCGGGTTTTTTTCGTTCCTGGCAAAGACGCTCGGGGGGGTCGATATCCGGGACGTCACCTCGGGCTTCCAGGCGATGCGCCGGGACGTCTTCTCCTTCCTCGCGAAGGAATACCCTGTGGATTTTCCGGACGCGGAAGTCGTCGTCATGCTGGGCCTGAAGAAATTCACGGCGGCCGAAGTGCCGACGCGGTTCCGCCGGCGGGAACGGGGCACGTCCATGTATTCGAGCCTCGGAACCGTCCTTTATTATCCGTTCAAGTCGTTTCTCGCTTCGTTCATCGTCCTTCTGCGTCTCTTCCGGGAAAGGAGGTAG
- a CDS encoding glycosyltransferase family 4 protein, translated as MNIYIDGMFFRSSGIGRCYENLLRALDEADDVYRICTLVPKSREADFRRSFSSRKIDARFADFSYLGAADFLRKGSLIRAFRPAPDIFYFPNINVPFFWEGKAITQVHDLIPLSRHSDWPWRHRFAFRVLARRALRRSCRAVCVSEFTKGQVMSEFDIPGDRILVIPNWIDDWFLRGSPMTDRRKPFVEGDYLLYIGNRSPHKNLKTMIEAFRSLSPDFPDLKVVVAGARMRGRDAVDDAESDPAVAGKIVQLPQVPDDMLRNLYAFARVFVFPTFMEGFGIPPLEALSFGVPAVCSDIPAVREICGDAVRYADPFDPGAFAREIRSALTDPQANAEFRGRGVERLSLYRRESALARYMDLFRGCLEGDMGKAGAGRRR; from the coding sequence TTGAACATATACATAGACGGGATGTTCTTCCGGTCCTCCGGGATCGGCAGATGCTACGAGAACCTTCTTCGTGCCCTGGACGAAGCGGACGACGTTTACCGGATCTGCACGCTCGTCCCGAAGTCCCGGGAAGCGGATTTCCGCCGGTCGTTTTCCTCTCGAAAGATCGACGCCCGGTTCGCCGATTTCTCCTACCTCGGAGCCGCCGATTTTCTGCGCAAGGGATCGCTCATCCGCGCCTTCCGTCCGGCTCCCGACATCTTTTACTTTCCGAACATCAACGTTCCTTTTTTCTGGGAAGGCAAGGCGATTACCCAGGTGCACGACCTCATACCGCTCTCCCGGCATTCCGATTGGCCCTGGAGGCACAGGTTCGCGTTCCGCGTTTTGGCGAGGCGGGCGCTGCGAAGGTCCTGCCGGGCGGTCTGCGTATCGGAGTTCACGAAGGGCCAGGTGATGTCCGAATTCGATATTCCCGGGGACCGTATCCTTGTCATTCCCAACTGGATCGACGACTGGTTTCTTCGCGGGAGCCCGATGACCGACCGGCGGAAGCCTTTCGTGGAAGGCGATTATCTCCTCTACATCGGCAACCGGTCTCCGCACAAGAACCTGAAAACCATGATAGAGGCGTTCCGGTCGCTGTCGCCCGACTTCCCGGATTTGAAGGTCGTCGTCGCCGGCGCCCGCATGCGGGGCAGGGATGCGGTGGACGATGCGGAATCCGACCCGGCGGTCGCCGGAAAAATAGTGCAGTTGCCGCAGGTACCGGACGATATGCTGCGCAACCTGTACGCGTTCGCGCGGGTTTTCGTGTTCCCCACGTTCATGGAAGGGTTCGGCATTCCCCCGCTCGAGGCGCTTTCATTCGGCGTGCCGGCGGTATGTTCGGATATCCCGGCAGTCCGGGAAATCTGCGGGGACGCGGTAAGGTACGCCGATCCCTTCGACCCCGGAGCCTTCGCCCGCGAAATCCGGTCCGCGCTCACCGATCCGCAGGCGAACGCCGAATTCCGCGGACGCGGGGTTGAAAGGCTGTCTCTCTACCGGAG